A genomic segment from Acidobacteriota bacterium encodes:
- a CDS encoding alpha-amylase gives MNTHPANPLLYQLNTRVFLTDLSRRLGRPANLDDVPDDELDRLAGLGADWVWFLSVWRTGLAGQRVSRGNPDWRREFQETLPDLVDDDIPGSGFAITGYAVHPDLGGDAALARLRERLRARGLRLMLDFVPNHTAPDHPWVEEHPGFYIEGTEEDLTRAPQNWGRSDDGGRILAFGRDPYFPGWPDTFQLNYGNPELQAAMTAELLRISGQCDGVRCDMSMLVLPEVFERTWGVASGPFWPNAIRQVKERHPGFVFMAEAYWDLEWVLQQQGFDYTYDKRLYDRLREGRARPVREHLCADRDFQGRSARFLENHDEPRAAATFPIESHPAAAVLTFLCPGLRFLHQGQPEGRRRRISPHLRRGPEETPDAGVAGLYERLLGVLRCRGVREGQWQLLECRPAWDGNWTWDGYIAFAWLSPGDDPLLVAVNFAPNQAQCYVRLPLPTAGHEWTLRDRMGPDVFERNGDDLQERGLYLDMPPWKASVFALERKE, from the coding sequence ATGAACACCCACCCCGCCAATCCCCTGTTGTACCAACTCAACACCCGTGTCTTCCTGACGGACCTCTCGCGCCGCCTGGGGCGGCCCGCCAACCTCGACGACGTCCCCGACGACGAACTCGACCGGCTGGCCGGCCTGGGGGCGGACTGGGTCTGGTTCCTCAGCGTCTGGCGGACGGGGCTCGCCGGGCAACGCGTTTCACGCGGAAACCCCGACTGGCGCCGGGAGTTCCAGGAAACCCTGCCGGACCTGGTGGACGACGACATTCCCGGCTCCGGTTTCGCCATCACCGGGTACGCCGTGCACCCCGACCTGGGCGGGGACGCCGCCCTGGCGAGGCTGCGGGAGCGGCTGCGGGCCCGGGGCCTGCGCCTGATGCTCGATTTCGTGCCCAACCACACCGCGCCGGACCACCCGTGGGTCGAGGAACACCCGGGGTTCTACATCGAGGGGACGGAAGAGGACCTGACCCGGGCGCCCCAGAACTGGGGCCGGTCGGACGACGGGGGCCGAATCCTGGCCTTCGGGCGCGACCCCTACTTCCCCGGCTGGCCCGACACGTTCCAGCTCAACTACGGGAACCCGGAACTGCAGGCGGCGATGACCGCGGAGCTGCTCCGGATCAGCGGCCAGTGCGACGGGGTGCGTTGCGACATGTCCATGCTCGTCCTTCCGGAGGTCTTCGAGCGGACGTGGGGCGTGGCGTCCGGCCCGTTCTGGCCGAACGCCATCCGGCAGGTGAAGGAAAGGCACCCCGGGTTCGTGTTCATGGCCGAGGCGTACTGGGACCTGGAGTGGGTGCTGCAGCAGCAGGGCTTCGACTACACCTACGACAAGCGCCTGTACGACCGGTTGCGGGAGGGGCGCGCCCGTCCCGTCCGCGAACACCTCTGCGCCGACCGGGACTTCCAGGGGCGCTCGGCCCGCTTCCTGGAAAACCACGACGAGCCGCGGGCGGCCGCCACCTTTCCCATCGAGTCCCACCCGGCCGCGGCGGTCCTCACGTTCCTCTGCCCCGGCCTGCGCTTCCTCCACCAGGGGCAACCGGAGGGCCGCCGCCGGCGGATCTCGCCCCACCTCCGCCGCGGGCCGGAGGAAACGCCCGACGCGGGGGTGGCCGGCCTGTACGAGCGTCTCCTGGGCGTGCTGCGGTGCCGGGGGGTGCGGGAGGGGCAGTGGCAGCTCCTCGAGTGCCGCCCGGCCTGGGACGGCAACTGGACCTGGGACGGCTACATCGCCTTCGCCTGGCTAAGCCCCGGCGACGATCCGCTGCTCGTGGCGGTGAACTTCGCCCCGAACCAGGCCCAGTGCTACGTCCGGCTGCCCCTGCCGACCGCGGGTCACGAGTGGACGCTGCGCGACCGGATGGGCCCCGACGTGTTCGAACGGAACGGGGACGACCTCCAGGAACGCGGCCTCTACCTCGACATGCCGCCGTGGAAGGCCTCGGTCTTCGCCCTGGAACGAAAGGAGTGA
- the ftcD gene encoding glutamate formimidoyltransferase, with protein MQRLVECVPNFSEGRDRALIDRITQAIASVDGVKLLDVDPGADTNRTVVTFVAPPETVGEAAFQGIKAAGELIDMSRHTGAHPRMGATDVCPFIPVAGVTMEDCAEIARQTGERVARELGIPVYLYEAAAACPERVNLATIREGEYEGLAEKILRPEWKPDFGAPVFNPRSGATVMGAREFLIAYNINFNTRDKALLTDIAFAIREKGRAKRDAKGAIVKDADGSTVMVPGLFKDVKAIGWYIPQYNCAQLSINFTNYKVSPVHVVFDAVCRLAAEKGLRVTGSELVGLIPKTALLEAGTYFLEKQGKPPGVHEEELIHTAVRSLGLADVAPFDPAKKIIEYTVFTEKPRLAGMNLREFANELASDSPAPGGGSVAALAGALSAALGAMVSNLTAGKKGYEGVRETMLRIGVEGQRLKDEFLADIDLDTDAFNKVMDALSLPKRTDEEKAARLAALEAANQGATLVPLRVLRRSVDALKLACRTAREGNRNSLSDAGVGGLMGRAAAMGAFYNVLINLQGITDAAFATRVRAEALAARDEALALAAEVEACMKDGLKE; from the coding sequence ATGCAGCGACTCGTGGAATGCGTGCCGAACTTCAGCGAGGGGCGCGACCGCGCCCTCATCGACCGGATCACCCAGGCCATCGCCTCCGTGGACGGCGTCAAGCTCCTCGACGTGGACCCCGGCGCCGACACCAACCGGACCGTGGTCACCTTCGTGGCGCCCCCCGAGACCGTGGGCGAGGCCGCCTTCCAGGGGATCAAGGCCGCGGGCGAGCTGATCGACATGAGCCGGCACACGGGGGCCCACCCCCGCATGGGCGCCACGGACGTGTGCCCCTTCATCCCCGTGGCGGGCGTCACCATGGAGGACTGCGCCGAGATCGCCCGGCAGACCGGCGAGCGGGTGGCCCGGGAGCTGGGGATCCCCGTCTACCTCTACGAGGCGGCCGCCGCCTGCCCCGAGCGGGTCAACCTGGCCACCATCCGGGAAGGCGAGTACGAGGGCCTCGCCGAGAAGATCCTGAGGCCCGAGTGGAAGCCCGACTTCGGCGCCCCCGTCTTCAACCCGCGCTCCGGCGCCACCGTCATGGGCGCCCGGGAGTTCCTGATCGCCTACAACATCAACTTCAACACCCGGGACAAGGCCCTCCTCACCGACATCGCTTTCGCCATCCGGGAGAAGGGCCGCGCCAAGCGCGACGCGAAGGGGGCCATCGTCAAGGACGCCGACGGCAGCACCGTCATGGTGCCCGGCCTCTTCAAGGACGTGAAGGCCATCGGCTGGTACATCCCCCAGTACAACTGCGCCCAGCTCTCCATCAACTTCACCAACTACAAGGTCTCGCCGGTGCACGTGGTCTTCGACGCGGTCTGCCGGCTGGCGGCCGAGAAAGGCCTGCGGGTGACGGGCAGCGAACTGGTGGGGCTCATCCCCAAGACCGCCCTTCTGGAGGCCGGGACCTACTTCCTGGAGAAGCAGGGGAAACCGCCGGGCGTGCACGAGGAGGAGCTGATCCACACCGCCGTCCGGTCCCTGGGCCTGGCGGACGTGGCCCCCTTCGACCCGGCGAAGAAGATCATCGAGTACACCGTCTTCACCGAGAAACCCCGCCTGGCGGGCATGAACCTCCGCGAGTTCGCCAACGAGCTGGCGTCGGACTCCCCCGCGCCCGGCGGCGGCTCCGTGGCGGCCCTGGCGGGCGCCCTGTCGGCGGCGCTGGGGGCCATGGTCTCCAACCTGACCGCGGGCAAGAAGGGCTACGAGGGGGTCCGGGAGACGATGCTGCGCATCGGCGTCGAGGGGCAGCGGCTCAAGGACGAGTTCCTGGCCGACATCGACCTGGACACCGACGCCTTCAACAAGGTGATGGACGCCCTCTCCCTGCCCAAGCGGACCGACGAGGAGAAGGCCGCCCGATTGGCCGCCCTTGAGGCGGCCAACCAGGGGGCGACCCTCGTGCCGCTCCGGGTCCTGAGACGTTCGGTGGACGCGCTGAAGCTGGCCTGCCGGACGGCGCGCGAGGGGAACCGGAACTCCCTCAGCGACGCGGGCGTCGGCGGCCTCATGGGCCGGGCCGCCGCCATGGGGGCCTTCTACAACGTGCTCATCAACCTGCAGGGGATCACCGACGCCGCCTTCGCCACCCGGGTCCGCGCCGAGGCCCTGGCCGCCCGGGACGAGGCGCTCGCCCTCGCCGCGGAGGTGGAGGCGTGCATGAAGGACGGCCTGAAGGAGTGA
- a CDS encoding GNAT family N-acetyltransferase codes for MSGPISRDDKQPPSPESPANTPGAETPQDRLVRRATLDDLGVILDIENACFAEEAYPADYFQFLFAQRGCEVWLAEDEGGVPAGTLILVFAGSPHHRLECRIGSLAVRPEAQGKGLGRRLMGFAEERARRRPANRIRLEVRSENRRAIRLYESLGFRRIRPLPHYYGFGRHGILFMKLL; via the coding sequence GTGAGCGGGCCAATCAGCCGGGACGATAAACAGCCGCCCTCCCCGGAAAGCCCGGCGAACACCCCCGGGGCGGAAACCCCTCAGGACAGGCTCGTCCGCCGGGCCACCCTCGACGACCTGGGCGTCATCCTCGACATCGAGAACGCCTGTTTCGCCGAGGAGGCCTACCCCGCGGACTATTTCCAGTTCCTCTTCGCCCAGCGCGGCTGCGAGGTCTGGCTGGCGGAGGACGAGGGGGGCGTCCCGGCCGGCACCCTGATCCTGGTCTTCGCCGGGTCCCCGCACCACCGCCTCGAGTGCCGCATCGGGTCGCTGGCGGTCCGGCCCGAGGCCCAGGGGAAAGGGCTGGGCCGCCGCCTGATGGGGTTCGCGGAGGAGCGCGCCCGGCGGCGGCCGGCGAACCGCATCCGCCTCGAGGTGCGGTCCGAGAACCGGCGCGCCATCCGCCTGTACGAGTCCCTGGGCTTCCGCCGCATCCGGCCCCTCCCCCACTACTACGGTTTCGGCCGCCACGGCATCCTCTTCATGAAACTCCTGTAG
- the mqnC gene encoding dehypoxanthine futalosine cyclase encodes MRETDPGKLAEKALRGERLNREEAARLYEEAPFLDLGRLADAARQRHHPDGVATYVVDRNINYTNVCTSRCRFCAFYRDPDAPDAYVLDRRTLYAKVAQTVALGGSGILLQGGLHPGLDLPWFEALLRDLRERFRVDLHCFSPPEVLHMAAVSGVSVTECLRRLTAAGLTSLPGGGAEILSDAHRRKVSPSKCSADAWLSVMETAHHLGLKTTATMMFGSGETLADRLAHLDRLRTLQDRTGGFVSFIPWTFQWPNTELGRTEGPFETGGMEYLRMVALSRLYLDNVRTVQASWVTMGLKIAQVALRFGADDLGSVMIEENVVAAAGAVNHATEAELRRLIADAGFTPAKRNSVHQRLGS; translated from the coding sequence ATGCGGGAAACGGACCCCGGGAAACTGGCGGAGAAAGCGTTGCGCGGCGAGCGGCTCAACCGGGAGGAAGCGGCCCGCCTGTACGAGGAGGCCCCCTTCCTCGACCTTGGCCGCCTGGCGGACGCGGCTCGGCAGCGGCACCACCCGGACGGCGTCGCCACCTACGTGGTGGACCGCAACATCAACTACACCAACGTCTGCACCAGCCGCTGCCGGTTCTGCGCCTTCTACCGGGACCCCGACGCCCCCGACGCCTACGTCCTGGACCGCCGCACCCTCTATGCCAAGGTGGCCCAGACCGTGGCGCTGGGCGGGTCCGGGATCCTCCTGCAGGGCGGCCTTCACCCGGGCCTGGACCTGCCCTGGTTCGAGGCCCTTCTCCGGGACCTGCGGGAGCGCTTCCGGGTGGACCTTCACTGTTTCTCCCCCCCGGAAGTCCTCCACATGGCGGCCGTTTCGGGGGTTTCCGTCACCGAGTGCCTGCGGAGGCTGACGGCGGCGGGCCTCACTTCCCTGCCGGGCGGCGGGGCCGAGATCCTCTCGGACGCTCACCGGCGGAAGGTCAGCCCGTCGAAGTGCAGCGCGGACGCGTGGCTCAGCGTCATGGAGACCGCCCACCACCTGGGGCTCAAGACCACGGCGACCATGATGTTCGGGAGCGGCGAGACCCTCGCCGACCGCCTGGCCCACCTGGACCGGCTCCGCACCCTCCAGGACCGCACCGGCGGGTTCGTCTCCTTCATCCCCTGGACCTTCCAGTGGCCCAACACCGAGCTGGGCCGCACGGAGGGGCCCTTCGAGACGGGCGGCATGGAGTACCTGCGCATGGTGGCCCTCTCGCGGCTGTACCTGGACAACGTCCGGACGGTCCAGGCCTCCTGGGTGACCATGGGGCTCAAGATCGCCCAGGTGGCCCTGCGCTTCGGGGCCGACGACCTGGGATCGGTGATGATCGAGGAGAACGTGGTGGCGGCCGCCGGCGCGGTCAACCACGCCACCGAGGCCGAACTGCGCCGCCTGATCGCCGACGCTGGCTTCACCCCCGCGAAGCGGAACAGTGTTCACCAACGCCTGGGAAGCTGA
- a CDS encoding PhoH family protein: MIHELDPVATLAPILQSLDAKLKVYVLDTNVLLHDPTSLFRFQENVVVIPLHVIDEIDAKKGDPVIGFNAREVSQKLEQVLSKGGYSTGKGARIPNGNDGVLLFLWGHGDASFPKELELSYFDNFLLASLMRVKKDLGNRQVILVTKDRNLRIKSQALGIPSQDYLHDKVTEDSLTGTEDPLRTVTLTAKELDELFAGKKPAEWHVGNFNRVKLRFNEGVLLADEAANHVGLGYRRGDALQFIHYETVRVLGVGPRVLDSQRYKNNFEQAVCMAQAMDDHVKIHVMVGKAGTGKTHIAMAAALEHVFLRKKYDSIKLIKPIITHSRLGEDIGFLPGTVKKKLLPRMRPFVEKLQKLVGADFLTSEAGYQKLLDDGVIEMMNLADVRGADLSGSVVVFDEAQNANPFQMRTLGTRLGEDSKLMVLGDPTQIDNIYLDKYSNALVHLYQHARRFPEPFIASISLTQMVRSYTSKWFEEHIVSTQKKRQGN; this comes from the coding sequence ATGATCCACGAACTCGACCCCGTCGCCACGCTGGCCCCGATCCTCCAGAGCCTGGACGCGAAACTCAAGGTGTACGTCCTGGACACCAACGTGCTCCTCCACGACCCCACCTCCCTCTTTCGCTTCCAGGAGAACGTGGTGGTGATCCCGTTGCACGTCATCGACGAGATCGACGCCAAGAAGGGCGACCCCGTCATCGGCTTCAACGCCCGGGAGGTCTCCCAGAAACTGGAGCAGGTCCTCTCCAAGGGCGGCTACTCCACCGGGAAGGGGGCGCGGATCCCCAACGGCAACGACGGGGTGCTCCTCTTCCTCTGGGGGCACGGCGACGCCAGCTTCCCCAAGGAACTGGAACTCTCCTACTTCGACAACTTCCTCCTCGCCTCCCTGATGCGCGTCAAGAAGGACCTGGGAAACCGCCAGGTGATCCTGGTGACCAAGGACCGCAACCTGCGCATCAAGAGCCAGGCGCTGGGGATCCCCTCCCAGGACTACCTCCACGACAAGGTGACCGAGGACAGCCTGACGGGCACCGAGGACCCGCTCCGCACCGTCACGCTGACGGCGAAGGAACTCGACGAACTTTTCGCCGGGAAGAAGCCCGCCGAGTGGCACGTGGGAAACTTCAACCGCGTCAAGCTGCGCTTCAACGAGGGCGTGCTCCTGGCCGACGAGGCCGCCAACCACGTGGGGCTGGGCTACCGCCGGGGCGACGCCCTCCAGTTCATCCACTACGAGACGGTCCGGGTGCTGGGGGTGGGGCCGCGGGTGCTGGATTCGCAGCGGTACAAGAACAACTTCGAGCAGGCCGTCTGCATGGCCCAGGCCATGGACGACCACGTCAAGATCCACGTCATGGTGGGCAAGGCGGGCACCGGCAAGACCCACATCGCCATGGCGGCGGCGCTGGAGCACGTCTTCCTCCGCAAGAAATACGACTCCATCAAGCTCATCAAGCCCATCATCACCCACTCCCGCCTCGGCGAGGACATCGGCTTCCTCCCGGGCACGGTGAAAAAGAAGCTCCTCCCGCGGATGCGGCCCTTCGTGGAGAAGCTCCAGAAGCTGGTGGGGGCGGATTTCCTCACCAGCGAGGCGGGGTACCAGAAACTCCTGGACGACGGCGTCATCGAGATGATGAACCTGGCGGACGTCCGCGGGGCCGACCTCTCCGGCTCCGTGGTGGTCTTCGACGAGGCCCAGAACGCCAACCCCTTCCAGATGCGAACCCTCGGCACACGGCTCGGGGAGGACTCCAAGCTGATGGTCCTGGGCGACCCCACCCAGATCGACAACATCTACCTGGACAAGTACTCCAACGCCCTGGTCCACCTCTACCAGCACGCCCGGCGCTTCCCCGAGCCCTTCATCGCCTCCATCTCCCTCACCCAGATGGTGCGCTCCTACACCTCCAAGTGGTTCGAGGAACACATCGTCAGCACCCAGAAGAAACGGCAGGGCAACTGA
- a CDS encoding right-handed parallel beta-helix repeat-containing protein, which yields MGGRTRCSALFILLMASAVWPRDGVPARAESAAAPRAAVYHVAVTGDDANPGTASQPWRTLGKAADTLTAGDTVLIGPGTYAERLTPAHSGTPGNYITFAAAPGAEAVLDGATVDVPEWGALVDLSLQSWIRVSGLRVINTVSNVHNPGILADTSSHILIDGNRVSNTTDSGIAAWNSTDVVVERNEVHDVCTGGFNESITIGNSSWCEVRFNHVHHGAKEGICLKDGATFTRAYGNRVHHTGAVCYYVDAQARPTSDIEVFGNVAHDGVENGFSIASEVGGLLERVKVYNNLAWRNGWVGIHISDCCVADHPMSDIRVVNNTVVGNGTNDTGWGGGIAHDNPQAAGVVIRNNLCSQNLSFQIAVAPTVPAGAWVADHNLIDGFRDSEGEIWGDDPRTGDPLFLLASAGDFHTGPGSPAAGGASSTDLPVADFDGVPRPAGAGPDIGAWETLTALPARGDLDGDDRVTAVDRLALQLLNAGTLSALLAPCRFPSAADLDGNGTLDAADEDALARLLSGTP from the coding sequence ATGGGAGGAAGAACACGGTGTTCGGCTCTTTTCATCCTGTTGATGGCTTCCGCGGTTTGGCCGCGCGACGGGGTCCCGGCACGGGCCGAAAGCGCCGCCGCCCCCCGGGCCGCCGTCTACCACGTGGCGGTGACCGGTGACGACGCCAACCCCGGCACCGCGTCCCAGCCCTGGCGGACCCTCGGGAAGGCGGCCGACACCCTGACGGCGGGGGACACGGTCCTCATCGGCCCCGGGACGTACGCCGAACGGCTCACGCCCGCCCACTCCGGGACCCCCGGCAACTACATCACCTTCGCCGCCGCCCCCGGCGCGGAGGCGGTCCTCGACGGCGCCACCGTGGACGTCCCCGAGTGGGGCGCCCTGGTGGACCTTTCCCTGCAGTCGTGGATCCGCGTCTCGGGCCTCCGGGTGATCAACACGGTGTCCAATGTCCACAACCCCGGCATCCTGGCGGACACCTCGTCCCACATCCTCATCGACGGCAACCGGGTCTCCAACACCACCGACTCCGGGATCGCCGCCTGGAACAGCACCGACGTGGTGGTGGAGCGCAACGAGGTCCACGACGTGTGCACCGGCGGTTTCAACGAGAGCATCACCATCGGGAATTCCTCGTGGTGCGAGGTCCGCTTCAACCACGTCCACCACGGCGCCAAGGAAGGCATCTGCCTCAAGGACGGCGCCACGTTCACCCGGGCGTACGGGAACCGGGTTCACCACACCGGGGCGGTCTGTTACTACGTGGACGCCCAGGCCCGGCCCACCTCCGACATCGAGGTCTTCGGGAACGTGGCCCACGACGGCGTGGAGAACGGCTTTTCCATCGCCTCCGAGGTGGGCGGTCTCCTGGAGAGGGTCAAGGTCTACAACAACCTCGCCTGGCGAAACGGCTGGGTGGGGATTCACATCTCGGACTGCTGCGTCGCCGACCACCCCATGTCCGACATCCGGGTCGTGAACAACACGGTGGTGGGCAACGGGACCAACGACACGGGGTGGGGCGGCGGGATCGCCCACGACAACCCCCAGGCGGCGGGCGTCGTCATCCGGAACAACCTGTGCAGCCAGAACCTCTCCTTCCAGATCGCCGTGGCCCCGACCGTCCCCGCGGGCGCCTGGGTCGCCGACCACAACCTGATCGACGGTTTCCGGGACAGCGAGGGGGAGATCTGGGGCGACGACCCCCGGACCGGTGACCCCCTGTTCCTCCTGGCCTCCGCGGGGGATTTCCACACGGGGCCCGGCTCGCCCGCCGCGGGCGGGGCGTCGTCCACGGACCTCCCCGTTGCCGACTTCGACGGCGTCCCCCGGCCCGCCGGCGCCGGCCCCGACATCGGGGCCTGGGAAACCCTCACGGCCCTCCCCGCCCGGGGCGACCTCGACGGGGACGACCGCGTCACCGCCGTCGATCGCCTTGCCCTGCAACTGCTGAACGCGGGGACGCTGAGCGCTCTCCTGGCGCCGTGCCGCTTCCCCTCGGCCGCGGACCTGGACGGCAACGGCACCCTGGACGCCGCCGACGAGGACGCCCTCGCCCGCCTCCTGTCCGGTACGCCCTGA